The proteins below are encoded in one region of Ostrea edulis chromosome 3, xbOstEdul1.1, whole genome shotgun sequence:
- the LOC125673934 gene encoding pre-mRNA-processing factor 17-like, producing the protein MLTIQNYYSDSSDTEDDKPTSSDDFNAHLKPLDSDKKSITTVALNAAPAIATKEDIEQKRHIGHSVKEVTYNPKYDELYAPQVGPANPFKTRQMQATRNTLSGFAEAAHVSNFEFENQRRTFHSYGYAMDPSEGNSIVAEPVMVGDESANDEYKGKSVFESAKKRPEDKRKRHRNDDPGDIEGYLGPWGKFLDEKTVMKPNEEEKKELDEILAKRSKATKQTEEKSADEKTTLHIKDAYDYQGRSFLHIPQDVGINLKSEHPPEKCFLPKKQIHTWTGHTKGVSAIRWFPLSAHLLLSCSMDCKIKIWEVYNERRCIQTYNGHKQAVRDITFNNSGSEFLSCGYDRYIKLWDTETGECKSRFTSRKVPYCIKYHPEEDKQHLFVAGTSDKKIVCWDTRSGEIVQEYDRHLGAVNTITFVDQNRRFVSTSDDKSLRVWEWDIPVDFKYIADPSMHSCPAVQLSPNGKWLACQSMDNKIIIFNVLNRFKYMRKKTFTGHMVAGYACGVDFSPDMSYLISGDADGKLYIWDWKTTKLYNKFKAHDDVCVGALWHPHETSKVATCGWDGVIKYWD; encoded by the exons ATGTTGACGATTCAGAATTACTACAGCGATTCTAGTGACACAGAAGATGATAAGCCAACGTCATCAGATGATTTCAATGCCCATCTTAAGCCACTTGATTCTGATAAGAAGTCCATAACCACAGTAGCTTTAAACGCTGCCCCGGCTATAGCGACAAAG gAAGATATAGAACAGAAAAGACACATTGGACATTCTGTGAAAGAAGTAACTTACAATCCAAAGTATGATGAACTGTATGCACCACAG GTGGGACCTGCCAATCCATTTAAAACCCGACAAATGCAGGCCACAAGGAACACACTCTCAGGGTTTGCTGAGGCAGCCCATGTCAGTAACTTTGAGTTTGAAAACCAGAGAAGAACATTTCATAGTTACG GATATGCTATGGATCCCTCGGAGGGAAACAGCATAGTAGCAGAACCAGTGATGGTGGGGGATGAATCTGCTAATGATGAATATAAAG gtAAAAGCGTTTTTGAATCTGCAAAGAAAAGGCCTGAGGATAAAAGGAAACGACATCGAAATGACGACCCTGGGGATATTGAGGGATATTTAGGACCTTGGGGCAAATTTTTAGATGAAAAAACAGTGATGAAACCAAATGAA GAAGAGAAGAAGGAACTAGATGAAATTTTAGCCAAAAGAAGTAAAGCTACAAAACAAACTGAGGAGAAAAGTGCTGATGAGAAGACCACTCTTCACA TCAAAGATGCCTACGACTATCAAGGGAGATCATTCTTACACATCCCTCAAGATGTCGGGATCAACCTCAAGTCGGAACATCCACCAGAAAAATGCTTCCTGCCCAAGAAACAGATTCACACCTGGACGGGGCACACCAAGGGGGTTTCAGCGATTCGTTGGTTTCCTTTGTCTGCTCATCTTCTGTTGTCCTGCAGCATGGACTGCAAAATTAAG ATCTGGGAGGTGTACAATGAGAGACGGTGCATACAGACCTATAACGGCCACAAACAGGCAGTGAGGGACATCACCTTCAACAACTCAGGGAGCGAGTTCCTCAGCTGTGGGTATGACAGGTACATCAAACTGTGGGACACAGAGACAG GTGAATGCAAGTCTCGCTTTACTAGTCGCAAGGTGCCCTACTGCATTAAGTACCACCCAGAGGAAGACAAACAGCATTTGTTTGTGGCAGGAACGTCAGATAAAAAGATTGTCTGT TGGGACACTCGGTCTGGCGAGATTGTGCAGGAGTATGACAGACATTTAGGAGCGGTGAACACCATCACGTTTGTGGATCAGAACAGGCGATTCGTGTCCACCTCAGACGATAAAAGTCTACGAGTCTGGGAATG GGATATTCCTGTGGACTTTAAGTACATAGCTGATCCCAGCATGCATTCCTGTCCTGCTGTGCAGCTTTCACCGAATG GTAAATGGCTTGCCTGTCAGTCTATGGATAACAAGATCATCATCTTCAACGTACTAAACAGATTTAAATATATGCGGAAAAAGACATTCACCGGACACATG GTGGCAGGCTACGCTTGTGGAGTGGATTTTTCTCCGGATATGAG CTACTTGATCTCTGGGGACGCTGATGGTAAATTGTATATCTGGGACTGGAAAACCACAAAACTGTACAACAAATTCAAAGCCCACGATGATGTGTGTGTTGGGGCGTTGTGGCACCCTCACGAAACGTCGAAAGTGGCCACGTGTGGCTGGGACGGCGTCATCAAATACTGGGACTGA